The Pseudomonas kermanshahensis genome includes a window with the following:
- the pqqE gene encoding pyrroloquinoline quinone biosynthesis protein PqqE — MANTGSSSPELPATPEVGLPLWLLAELTYRCPLQCPYCSNPLDFAAQGQELSTAQWFKVMAEAREMGAAQIGFSGGEPLVRQDLAELIGEARRLGYYTNLITSGIGLTEARIAEFKKAGLDHIQISFQASDEQVNNLLAGSKKAFAQKLEMARAVKAHGYPMVLNFVTHRHNIDKIDRIIELCIALEADFVELATCQFYGWAHLNRLGLLPTRAQLERAERITNQYRDKLKAEGNPCKLIFVTPDYYEERPKACMNGWGNLFLTITPDGTALPCHGARQLPVQFPNVRDHDLRHIWYDSFGFNRFRGYQWMPEPCRSCDEKEKDFGGCRCQAFMLTGDASNADPVCAKSADHGIILKAREEAETAQLAIEEMTFRNERNSRVIARG, encoded by the coding sequence GTGGCGAACACTGGATCGTCCTCGCCTGAGTTGCCGGCCACGCCCGAGGTCGGCTTGCCGCTGTGGCTGCTGGCCGAGCTCACCTACCGTTGCCCGCTGCAATGCCCGTACTGCTCCAACCCGCTGGACTTCGCCGCCCAAGGCCAGGAACTGAGCACCGCGCAGTGGTTCAAGGTGATGGCCGAAGCGCGAGAAATGGGCGCCGCGCAGATTGGTTTCTCCGGCGGCGAACCGCTGGTGCGCCAGGACCTCGCCGAGCTGATCGGTGAGGCCCGTCGGCTGGGCTACTACACCAACCTGATCACCTCCGGCATCGGCCTGACCGAAGCCCGCATCGCCGAATTCAAAAAAGCCGGCCTGGACCATATTCAGATCAGCTTCCAGGCCAGCGACGAGCAGGTGAACAACCTGCTGGCCGGCTCGAAAAAAGCCTTCGCGCAGAAGCTGGAGATGGCCCGTGCCGTGAAGGCCCACGGCTACCCGATGGTGCTCAACTTCGTTACCCATCGGCACAACATCGACAAGATCGACCGCATCATCGAGCTGTGCATCGCCCTCGAAGCCGACTTCGTCGAGCTCGCCACCTGCCAGTTCTATGGCTGGGCGCACCTCAACCGCCTGGGCCTGCTGCCGACCCGCGCGCAATTGGAGCGCGCCGAGCGCATCACCAACCAATACCGTGACAAGCTCAAGGCCGAGGGCAACCCCTGCAAGCTGATCTTCGTCACCCCGGACTATTACGAAGAGCGCCCCAAGGCCTGCATGAATGGCTGGGGCAACCTGTTCCTGACCATCACCCCGGACGGCACCGCCCTGCCCTGCCACGGCGCCCGCCAACTGCCGGTGCAGTTCCCCAACGTGCGTGACCACGACCTGCGGCATATCTGGTACGACTCGTTCGGCTTCAACCGTTTCCGCGGTTACCAATGGATGCCTGAGCCCTGCCGCTCCTGCGATGAGAAGGAAAAGGACTTCGGCGGTTGCCGTTGCCAGGCCTTCATGCTCACCGGCGATGCCAGTAACGCCGACCCGGTGTGCGCAAAATCGGCTGACCACGGCATCATCCTCAAGGCCCGCGAGGAGGCAGAAACCGCCCAACTCGCGATTGAAGAGATGACCTTCCGCAATGAACGAAACTCCCGTGTCATCGCTCGCGGCTGA
- the pqqD gene encoding pyrroloquinoline quinone biosynthesis peptide chaperone PqqD, whose product MSFDRKQVPNWRPGYRFQYEPAQKGHVLLYPEGMIKLNESAALIGGLIDGQRDVAAIIAELARQFPDVPEVADDIEQFMEVARGEHWIVLA is encoded by the coding sequence ATGAGTTTCGATCGCAAGCAAGTGCCCAACTGGCGCCCTGGCTACCGCTTCCAGTACGAGCCGGCACAGAAAGGCCATGTGTTGCTGTACCCCGAGGGCATGATCAAGCTCAACGAAAGCGCTGCGCTGATCGGTGGCCTGATCGATGGCCAGCGCGACGTCGCGGCAATCATTGCCGAACTTGCGCGGCAGTTCCCCGATGTGCCGGAAGTTGCCGACGACATCGAGCAGTTCATGGAGGTGGCCCGTGGCGAACACTGGATCGTCCTCGCCTGA